The proteins below are encoded in one region of Panthera uncia isolate 11264 unplaced genomic scaffold, Puncia_PCG_1.0 HiC_scaffold_1971, whole genome shotgun sequence:
- the LOC125917538 gene encoding insulin receptor-like: MDIRNNLTRLHELANCSVIEGHLQILLMFKTRPEDFRDLSFPKLVMITDYLLLFRVYGLESLKDLFPNLTVIRGSRLFFNYALVIFEMVHLKELGLYSLMNITRGSVRIEKNNELCYLATIDWSRILDSVEDNYIVLNKDDNEECGDICPGTAKGKTNCPATVINGQFVERCWTHSHCQKGMLGYVGLSAVSSLCLLAAAGVCWTRGWPLFSAEALILNTSGFAGCVASRDSYSALPS, translated from the coding sequence ATGGATATCCGGAACAACCTGACGAGGCTGCACGAACTGGCCAACTGCTCGGTCATTGAAGGTCATTTGCAGATACTGCTCATGTTCAAAACGAGGCCCGAGGACTTCcgagacctcagtttccccaaactCGTCATGATCACTGATTACTTGCTGCTCTTCCGGGTGTACGGGCTGGAGAGCCTGAAGGACCTCTTCCCCAACCTCACGGTCATCCGGGGCTCGCGCCTCTTCTTCAACTACGCGCTGGTCATCTTCGAGATGGTGCACCTGAAGGAGCTTGGCCTCTACAGCTTGATGAACATTACCCGGGGCTCCGTCCGCATCGAGAAGAACAATGAGCTGTGCTACCTGGCCACCATCGACTGGTCACGCATCCTGGATTCGGTGGAGGATAATTACATTGTGTTGAACAAAGACGACAACGAGGAGTGTGGGGACATTTGTCCAGGCACCGCAAAGGGCAAGACCAACTGCCCTGCCACTGTCATCAACGGGCAGTTTGTGGAGCGATGTTGGACACACAGCCATTGCCAGAAAGGTATGCTGGGGTACGTGGGGCTCTCAGCTGTTTCTTCACTGTGCTTGTTAGCAGCTGCAGGCGTTTGCTGGACGAGGGGGTGGCCCCTTTTTTCTGCAGAGGCTCTGATATTAAATACTTCCGGCTTTGCAGGCTGCGTGGCCTCCCGTGACAGCTACTCAGCACTGCCATCGTAG